A window from Cydia amplana chromosome 12, ilCydAmpl1.1, whole genome shotgun sequence encodes these proteins:
- the LOC134652596 gene encoding LDLR chaperone boca has translation MAKLLCILLAICISGIISKKAEEKPEWAKKDITDFTEADMERLLDQWEEDEEPLPEDELPEHLRKPPAIDMTKMDMSNPEAVLEATKKGQTVMMFVTVANNPSRARTDELTKIWQTGLWSNHIQAERYLIADDRAIFMFKDGSQAWTAKKYLLEQEELKDVQLESQTYQGTKADVRNTALRDEL, from the exons ATGGCTAAACTACTATGTATATTACTAGCAATATGCATATCTGGTATTATTTCTAAAAAAGCCGAAGAGAAACCGGAATGGGCTAAGAAAGATATAACAGATTTTACTGAAGCGGACATGGAAAG ATTGCTAGATCAATGGGAAGAAGATGAAGAGCCCCTCCCAGAAGACGAGTTACCAGAACACCTTCGAAAACCACCGGCAATAGACATGACCAAAATGGATATGTCGAATCCAGAAGCAGTATTGGAAGCTACTAAAAAAGGGCAGACGGTAATGATGTTTGTTACGGTGGCTAATAACCCCTCAAGAGCGCGTACAGATGAATTGACCAAAATATGGCAAACAGGTCTCTGGAGTAACCACATACAGGCAGAGAG GTACCTAATCGCTGATGACAGAGCCATTTTCATGTTCAAGGATGGCTCTCAGGCGTGGACAGCTAAGAAATATCTCTTGGAACAAGAAGAATTGAAAGATGTGCAATTGGAGAGCCAAACATATCAGGGCACCAAGGCTGATGTCAGAAATACTGCGCTGAGGGAtgaattataa
- the LOC134652926 gene encoding protein lap1, whose translation MPFDFLCCVRPGVEDVCELDYSHQSLTDVPTEVFVYERTLETLLCNSNRISELPRQLFMCHGLKNLDLSDNELQAIPTAISSLVNLHNFNISRNTLASLPDTMKALKYLTFLDLCVNPLEKLPDAITNLIALQELYLNDTYLEYLPGNFGRLANLRILELRDNYLMILPKSLSRSTELLRLDLGQNEFQQFPEVIGRFTKLRELWIDNNSLTSIPSVIKPLENLIHLEASNNMIEELPVEIGYCSKLIDISLSANTLTQLPDSIGQLGNLTTLKLDNNRLYSIPESIGQLSNLEELMLMCNYIDKIPSSIGLLRKLQYLNIDDNMIRAIPPEIGSCSKLSVLSLRANKLTKVPPEIGHLSSLKVLNLVSNSLNSLPQSLLNCDNLVALWLSENQSKPLVPMHSEVDPHTYEQVLTCFLFPQVPLTPIENKLDNDKSENAEVQPSARHISFVDMKVAPKIPEKPGQLRRAPTPYPKELRALAKHARNIHKDGTQDVSPPMQNAVLIKAAKITPTLQQRFASDNKKEIEDEKDNTDGNTDAMKVSMYDNVTPDNAYDRPLDLEKTYKSVDHALYPDNNDDENNDFKPGNHYNMSQKSHFGNEHNTEVYSSRQDLDRNIVPVPQNVYAHMEPKNYHNSNENNYQSNFNRVHSQLQRLSLTSQDRRSNNEAIISTHFEDNTYNHRPVMDNTKNFEPIYHRREHPITKGNHHERIYETESYGYANDKNYSQSNYDCYSYHPHGNAPNPRVHTISQVVSSTTMPNLSNYSSAYPGPTVESHHYSTSSPNANIYGMSASSPTYIPTQSPELYSPTGHTNTTNPYRMTNTPLISDDGSYNHVHAPSTPNMYDLYDAIPSPSMGAPSNPPSVISHRHSPSSAMSEPVYGRGQPPPYHIVAPYTKHAQYFNGTGG comes from the coding sequence ATGCCTTTCGACTTTTTGTGTTGTGTGAGGCCGGGGGTGGAGGATGTGTGCGAGTTAGACTATTCCCACCAGTCCTTGACGGACGTTCCTACGGAAGTGTTCGTCTATGAAAGGACGCTCGAGACTCTGCTGTGTAATAGTAATCGAATCAGTGAGTTGCCGCGCCAACTGTTTATGTGCCATGGCCTGAAGAACCTGGATCTAAGTGACAACGAGCTCCAAGCCATCCCTACGGCCATCTCGTCCCTGGTCAACCTTCACAACTTCAACATCAGCAGGAACACGCTCGCTTCGTTACCTGACACCATGAAAGCCCTGAAGTATTTAACATTCTTAGATTTATGTGTTAACCCTTTGGAAAAACTTCCCGATGCCATCACAAATCTAATTGCATTGCAAGAATTATATCTAAATGATACCTACCTTGAGTATCTACCGGGTAATTTTGGACGACTTGCTAATTTACGTATACTTGAGTTAAGAGATAattatttaatgattttacCTAAATCTCTTTCTCGCTCAACTGAACTTCTCAGACTTGATTTAGGTCAGAATGAATTCCAACAATTCCCTGAAGTGATTGGAAGATTTACAAAGCTGAGAGAACTGTGGATCGACAACAACAGTCTGACAAGTATACCAAGTGTGATAAAACCTTTGGAGAACTTGATACATTTGGAAGCTAGCAATAATATGATCGAAGAGCTTCCTGTTGAAATTGGTTACTGTTCAAAATTAATAGACATCAGTTTATCAGCAAATACTCTCACTCAGCTCCCAGACAGCATCGGACAACTTGGCAACCTGACAACACTGAAGTTGGACAATAATAGGCTGTATTCTATCCCGGAGAGTATAGGCCAGCTCTCAAATCTAGAGGAGTTAATGCTTATGTGCAATTACATAGACAAAATTCCCTCTTCTATTGGTCTGCTCAGAAAATTACAATATCTCAACATTGATGATAACATGATTAGAGCAATACCTCCTGAGATAGGAAGTTGTTCAAAGTTATCAGTATTATCACTGCGAGCAAATAAATTGACTAAGGTTCCACCAGAAATTGGTCACCTTTCTTCCTTAAAAGTACTAAACTTAGTGAGTAATTCACTGAACAGCCTTCCTCAGTCCCTACTGAATTGTGATAATCTTGTTGCCCTTTGGCTGTCTGAGAATCAAAGCAAACCTCTTGTGCCTATGCATTCTGAAGTGGATCCACATACCTATGAGCAAGTCCTCACTTGTTTCCTCTTTCCCCAAGTGCCTTTGACCCCCATTGAAAACAAATTGGACAATGACAAATCTGAAAATGCAGAAGTTCAGCCTTCTGCACGCCATATTAGTTTTGTAGACATGAAAGTAGCACCTAAAATACCTGAAAAGCCAGGTCAGTTAAGAAGAGCGCCAACACCGTATCCAAAAGAGTTAAGGGCTCTGGCCAAACACGCCAGAAATATTCACAAAGATGGTACACAAGATGTGTCGCCTCCTATGCAAAATGCTGTATTAATCAAAGCTGCTAAAATAACACCTACACTACAGCAGAGATTTGCATCTGATAACAAGAAAGAAATTGAAGATGAAAaagataatacagatggcaaTACTGATGCTATGAAGGTTTCTATGTATGATAATGTTACACCGGATAATGCATATGACAGACCTCTAGATCTAGAGAAGACCTATAAAAGTGTAGATCATGCATTGTACCCTGATAACAATGATGATGAGAATAACGATTTTAAACCTGGTAATCACTATAACATGTCACAGAAATCACATTTTGGGAATGAACATAATACTGAAGTTTATTCTTCGAGACAGGACCTTGATAGGAATATTGTGCCGGTACCTCAAAATGTATATGCCCATATGGAACCTAAGAATTATCATAATAGCAatgaaaataattaccaaagCAATTTTAATAGGGTACACAGTCAACTACAAAGATTAAGTTTAACCTCTCAAGATAGACGGTCAAATAACGAAGCCATAATATCAACACATTTTGAAGACAACACATATAATCACAGACCTGTAATGGATAATACAAAAAATTTTGAGCCCATTTACCATAGAAGAGAACATCCCATAACGAAAGGAAATCACCATGAAAGAATTTATGAAACTGAGAGCTATGGTTATGCTAATGACAAGAACTACAGCCAAAGCAATTACGACTGTTACAGCTATCACCCTCATGGCAATGCGCCAAACCCGCGTGTACACACTATTAGCCAGGTCGTCAGCTCGACAACTATGCCCAATTTGAGTAACTACAGCAGCGCCTATCCAGGCCCCACTGTGGAAAGTCATCATTATTCCACATCATCTCCAAATGCCAATATATATGGAATGTCAGCCTCAAGTCCTACCTACATCCCTACGCAGTCACCAGAATTGTATTCACCAACGGGGCATACAAATACTACTAATCCATACAGGATGACCAATACGCCACTTATTTCGGATGACGGTAGTTACAATCATGTACACGCTCCTTCTACGCCTAACATGTATGATTTGTATGACGCTATACCAAGTCCTTCAATGGGAGCTCCGTCGAACCCACCAAGTGTGATAAGCCATCGCCACAGCCCAAGCAGTGCAATGTCTGAGCCGGTATACGGTAGAGGTCAGCCTCCGCCTTACCATATAGTAGCTCCTTACACGAAACACGCTCAATATTTCAATGGAACGGGTGGATAG
- the LOC134652925 gene encoding spindle assembly abnormal protein 6 homolog, producing the protein MECKTFHKGKYYITFKRGFEDSKRDVTVTIMKIFGSDSLRISLSDEDDPTFLCILNVSRCDYEDLKKQQGLLIDFDNFPSQLVRLLQQCASNNMFLIVQQTNPVQFYFEIVEHNEFRRLVHLSLKTGPATDADIKQHMADTINTLKNTLASFKSSATSSEVMWKEKCLKMEQKIHELTNNLAELRDERRKSESEFQEALKQERERTAQERQQWQKNAEITAKAQLASSEEALNRKNRQIDELNTICQQLKDKIGHLDNQLSEKAQRLMLLEGEVQKSHIEVATLKAKNASLDREITEKEKQISNLNTRCTYLEKIGKENADLVTELKNSLHIVKKEKISLEERLALSESLANRNNEAANSTSEQLLKANQIISKQNNDIIEMKEKILCRTAIALEQERVIEKNNKEIEELKSEINITKQNIVGLKTELDKLKEKYEVNEAALRDKEEMIKNNNMVIQWLHKKMEDTCEPISAVRNKSFNGAAKHSSTPHIQPNENSDMAEGISEESINFYATSKLSTFEGSPLTKTQDNANNIGLDPKYLRPADDKANKTAKDCGSQKSVKGKENDKFSLPQVDYREKKSSRKNTYRATPVSAYFP; encoded by the exons ATGGAATGTAAGACATTCCACAAAGGGAAGTACTatattacctttaaacgaggaTTCGAAGACAGTAAGAGAGATGTCACTGTTACAATCATGAAGATTTTCGGCAGTGATAGCTTG CGAATATCTCTTTCCGACGAGGACGACCCTACTTTTTTGTGTATTCTTAATGTTTCGCGGTGCGACTACGAAGATCTGAAGAAGCAACAAGGCCTGCTGATAGATTTTGATAATTTCCCCTCGCAGCTCGTTAGGCTCCTTCAACAATGTGCTTCCAacaatat GTTCCTGATCGTACAACAAACAAATCCGGtccaattttattttgaaattgtAGAGCACAATGAGTTTAGGCGTTTGGTTCATTTGTCACTGAAGACAGGGCCGGCTACAGATGCAGACATCAAGCAACATATGGCTGACACTATCAATACTTTAAAG AATACACTGGCATCTTTTAAAAGTTCAGCAACCAGCAGTGAAGTGATGTGGAAGGAGAAATGCCTCAAAATGGAGCAGAAAATTCATGAGTTGACCAACAACTTGGCTGAACTGAGAGACGAGAGGAGAAAGAGTGAGAGTGAGTTTCAAGAAGCATTAAAACAGGAGAGAGAAAGGACAGCCCAG GAAAGACAACAGTGGCAGAAGAATGCAGAAATTACTGCAAAAGCTCAGCTTGCAAGTTCAGAAGAAGCGTTGAACAGGAAAAACAGACAAATTGACGAGTTAAACACAATATGCCAGCAGTTAAAAGATAAAATAGGACACCTGGACAACCAATTGAG TGAAAAAGCTCAAAGGTTAATGCTATTAGAGGGAGAGGTTCAAAAGTCGCACATAGAAGTGGCTACATTAAAGGCCAAAAATGCAAGCTTAGATAGAGAAATTACTGagaaagaaaaacaaattaGCAACTTGAACACAAGGTGTACTTACTTAGAAAAG ATTGGAAAAGAGAATGCTGATCTGGTCACAGAGCTGAAAAACTCGTTACATATAGTTAAAAAAGAAAAG ATAAGTTTAGAAGAAAGACTAGCTCTAAGTGAATCACTAGCGAATAGAAACAACGAAGCTGCAAATTCAACTTCAGAACAACTGCTGAAGGCCAACCAAATAATTTCGAAACAAAACAATGATATCATTGAAATGAAAGAAAAG atATTATGTCGAACAGCTATAGCATTAGAACAAGAAAGAGTTATAGAGAAAAACAACAAAGAAATTGAGGAACtcaagtctgaaataaatattactaaacAGAATATTGTCGGCCTCAAAACAGAACTGGATAAGCTGAAAGAAAAGTATGAAGTAAATGAGGCGGCATTAAGGGATAAAGaagaaatgataaaaaataataatatgg TGATCCAATGGCTGCATAAAAAAATGGAAGACACTTGCGAACCAATCAGTGCAGTAAGAAACAAATCATTCAATGGAGCCGCCAAACATAGCTCGACGCCGCACATTCAACCAAATGAGAATTCCGATATGGCAGAGGGCATTTCAGAAGAATCTATCAATTTCTATGCAACATCAAAATT GTCTACATTTGAAGGAAGCCCTTTAACAAAAACTCAAGATAACGCAAATAACATTGGCCTTGATCCGAAATACTTAAGACCGGCTGATGACAAAGCAAACAAGACTGCTAAAG ATTGTGGATCACAGAAGTCCgtaaaaggaaaagaaaatgaCAAATTCAGTTTACCTCAGGTGGACTACAGAGAAAAGAAATCTTCCCGAAAAAATACCTATCGAGCAACACCGGTATCTGCATATTTTCCATGA
- the LOC134652924 gene encoding replication protein A 32 kDa subunit produces MWNDQSAAGGGFFNSPSQFGNANTPNQPQKTGRRASRTAPIVIRQALHCGDDGVKIWGTEIQIVSLVARVRNIRMQSTKITYTIQDMTGRMRAVLWLDQEAMDEDDKSSPKVNVNDYIQIYGNVKTNKGKKVVMIFKIMPITDVNAITFHYLQCINNKVKMEAESKKEKPVANSNSTFNGGLPANSMVGMADSGGSVNGLNPRQMMVFNLIRASTQEQGISKQDMYASLKERMPQVEFENILEWMCGEGHIYSTIDEEHFRATDAF; encoded by the exons ATGTGGAATG ACCAATCAGCGGCGGGAGGTGGATTTTTTAATTCTCCTAGCCAGTTTGGAAATGCAAATACACCAAATCAGCCTCAAAAAACG GGCCGAAGAGCATCGCGCACGGCACCCATCGTAATCCGCCAGGCATTGCACTGTGGTGACGATGGTGTTAAGATATGGGGCACAGAAATACAAATAGTGTCTCTCGTAGCGAGAGTCAGGAACATTCGGATGCAGAGCACCAAAATTACGTACACAATCCAGGATATGACGGGCAGGATGAGAGCTGTACTTTGGTTGGACCAGGAAGCTATGGATGAGgat GACAAATCGTCACCTAAAGTCAATGTCAATGATTATATCCAAATTTATGGTAATGTAAAAACTAACAAAGGCAAGAAAGTAGTAATGATATTCAAAATAATGCCGATTACAGATGTCAATGCAATTACATTCCATTATTTACAATGTATTAATAATAAGGTGAAAATGGAAGCAGAGTCCAAGaag GAAAAACCTGTCGCAAACTCCAACTCTACATTCAACGGTGGCCTGCCAGCCAATTCCATGGTCGGCATGGCGGACAGCGGCGGCTCCGTAAACGGCCTGAACCCGCGCCAGATGATGGTGTTCAACCTCATCCGGGCCTCCACACAAGAACAGGGTATCAGCAAGCAGGACATGTATGCATCACTGAAGGAACGCATGCCACAAGTGGAATTCGA aaacATTTTGGAATGGATGTGTGGCGAAGGTCACATCTACTCTACTATTGATGAAGAACATTTCCGAGCTACTGATGCTTTTTAA